One window of the Spea bombifrons isolate aSpeBom1 chromosome 8, aSpeBom1.2.pri, whole genome shotgun sequence genome contains the following:
- the COMMD5 gene encoding COMM domain-containing protein 5, translating to MTSVRSVHPYPPPSSLNNDRTSYLGARIPPEVEALAQHLKDLDKDVFRKILKAVVNALEGKDSRESVKLILENSTISEEQLTFIISGAYTILKVALRFPVSTLKLEIFKEDLKELRIPEDFIGDFANIVYGNRRPVLEGVAVEQGIRLPTVEDFRWRVDVAISTSCLSRALQPSILMQMKLSDGKSHRFDVPVAKFQELRYNVALILKEMNDLEKRSVLKIQD from the exons ATGACATCTGTAAGGTCCGTCCATCCATATCCTCCCCCTTCTTCCCTGAACAATGATAGGACAAGCTATTTGGGAGCGCGGATCCCCCCAGAGGTGGAGGCTTTGGCACAGCATCTGAAGGACCTGGATAAGGATGTGTTTAGGAAGATTCTGAAGG CTGTGGTCAATGCTTTAGAGGGAAAGGACAGCAGAGAATCTGTGAAACTGATATTAGAAAATTCCACAATATCAGAAGAGCAACTGACCTTTATCATTTCTGGAGCTTACACCATCCTGAAAGTTGCTCTCAGATTTCCAGTATCGACGCTGAAGCTAGAG atatttaaagAAGATTTGAAAGAACTCAG GATCCCAGAAGATTTTATAGGGGACTTCGCCAACATAGTTTATGGAAACAG ACGGCCAGTTCTGGAAGGGGTGGCCGTGGAGCAGGGAATTAGATTGCCGACTGTAGAAGACTTCAGGTGGAGAGTTGATGTTGCCATCTCCACAAG CTGCCTTTCCCGGGCCTTGCAACCTTCCATCCTAATGCAGATGAAACTCTCAGACGGGAAATCTCATCGATTTGAC gtCCCTGTTGCCAAATTCCAAGAACTGAGGTATAATGTTGCCCTAATACTTAAAGAAATGAATGACCTGGAAAAAAGAAGTGTTCTCAAAATTCAGGACTGA
- the FAM199X gene encoding protein FAM199X, with protein MSEGLYEKFLAPDEPFPLLSQRGSVSEEGYLDVSDFGCQLSSCHRTDPLRRFHSNRWNLTSCGTSVASSECSEELFSSVSVGDQDDCYSLLDDQDFTSFDLFPEGSVCSDVSSSISTYWDWSDSEFEWQLPGSDIASGSDVLSDVIPSIPSSPCLPSKKKNKHRNLDELPWSAMTNDEQVEYIEYLSRKVSTEMGLREQLDIIKIIDPTAQISPTDSEFIIELNCLTDEKLKQVRSYIKEHSPRQRTTRESWKRTGYSTASTSGVSGASVSSSSASMVSTASSSGSSVGNSASNSSANMSRTHSDSNLSASAAERIRDSKKRSKQRKLQQKALRKRQLKEQRQARKERLSGLFLNEEVLSLKVNEEDHEGDVDVLM; from the exons ATGTCTGAAGGCCTGTACGAGAAGTTCCTGGCTCCGGACGAGCCCTTCCCGCTATTGTCCCAGCGGGGCAGTGTGAGCGAGGAGGGCTACCTGGATGTCAGTGATTTTGGGTGCCAGCTGTCATCCTGCCACCGGACAGACCCCCTGCGCCGCTTCCACTCTAACCG GTGGAACCTAACATCCTGTGGAACCAGTGTGGCAAGCTCCGAGTGCAGCGAGGAACTATTTTCTTCTGTCTCTGTTGGGGATCAAGATGACTGCTACTCCTTACTGGATGATCAAGACTTTACTTCATTCGATCTGTTTCCAGAAGGCAGCGTATGCAGCGACGTGTCCTCCTCCATCAGTACCTACTGGGACTGGTCTGACAGTGAATTTGAATGGCAG TTGCCAGGCAGCGACATTGCAAGTGGAAGCGATGTGCTTTCAGACGTAATTCCAAGTATTCCCAGTTCACCATGTCTCCCATCCAAAAAGAAGAACAAGCACAGGAACCTGGATGAACTTCCATGGAGTGCCATGACAAACGATGAACAG GTTGAATACATTGAGTATCTCAGTCGGAAGGTCAGCACTGAAATGGGTCTTCGAGAACAGCTTGATATAATAAAGATCATTGATCCTACAGCACAGATCTCTCCAACAGACAGCGAATTTATCATCGAACTGAATTGTCTGACAGATGAAAAGCTAAAACAG GTCAGGAGCTACATTAAGGAGCACAGTCCACGGCAGCGTACCACGCGGGAGAGCTGGAAGAGAACTGGTTACAGTACAGCCAGCACTAGCGGGGTGAGCGGGGCAAGTGTCAGCAGTAGCAGTGCCAGCATGGTCAGCACGGCCAGCAGCAGTGGTTCTAGCGTGGGCAACTCTGCCTCAAACTCTAGTGCCAACATGAGCCGAACGCACAGTGACAGCAACCTGTCGGCAAGCGCTGCAGAGAGAATTCGAGATTCCAAG AAAAGATCCAAACAAAGAAAACTTCAGCAGAAAGCTCTGCGCAAGAGGCAGCTGAAGGAGCAGAGGCAGGCCAGGAAGGAAAGACTCAGTGGCTTGTTCCTAAACGAAGAAGTGCTCTCTTTAAAAGTGAATGAAGAAGACCATGAAGGGGACGTGGATGTACTGATGTGA